The stretch of DNA AATGGATTGAAGCTTCTCTCTCACTTTGCTCAGGATCTCCTCGCGAGACATGCTCCCACATTGTTAAACAAGGCTATTAAGGAATTGTACGTTTCTAATCAGTTTTTGCTCTTGAAGTTCTTAGAAATCAGGCAAAAGGCTAATTACAGTTTCGACCGTTAACCTCCCTGACCAGATGATAGTCAGCGTGAACGGAGTAAAAAAGGAAGTGCCCGAAGGCAGCAGGATCCGCGATATTCTCAATGGTGAACCCTATTCAGAAGGCTCCATATTGGCAGTATCGAGAGCTGGAGAAGAAATTCTCAGCGAGACTGACGAGTATGAAATCGTCACTCAGAAAGGATCGTTTAATATCCGCCTGAACGGTACTATATTTGCAGAGAAGTGGAAAAAATTAAAAGATGACATAGTCGGAGTCGGCATCAGGTGGGGAACCAATAAGATACTGGCTGTAGGATCATTCCCTTCAGATCTGCCTGTGGATAGGGAAAGACACGATTATATGCGTTATGACTGCTTTTTTTCGCTGGGTGGATTTGACAACCGTTCCACTTACATGATGATTGCAAGAATAAATCATACCGCTGGGTATGGTGTCAATGATGGAATTTTTGGTAAAGTTACTAAAGGCAGACATATTCTAAACAGTCTCGATGAAGACGACTCGATCATGGCTATAAATCCGGTCGTTGTTAATACCATTGAAAAGAATTCATTTGTTACTTCAGATGTCGATATTATTTTAGAAAATGGTATGGCTATTGAAACATATATTCACGTGAAACTCAACAAAAACTCGCCGGTATCATGCGAACAATTTCTGGTTGTAGCTGAAAATGGAACGATTGAGATAACTGATAAAACTTCGACATATGCCGCTAATTCATCAAGGCTCAATGTCTCCTTGGTTAAGGAAGAAACAGCAGTCAGGAATGAAGGCATAGTAACTGTCCGCAATGAAGGAAACGGTGCTGGCAGAATTTATTTTTACAATTCTAAAAGGCAGGTATCTCCCAATCACACAGTGATTGGAACTATTACTACAGGCTCAGAGCTTCTGCGCTTGTCTCCCAAGGGTTCAAAAGTGACAATACGGTCTACTCCGCAGCGTATAATGACTATCGGCATGACACAGAGGGATGCAGCCGAATTTCTCAAAAATCTTGGTATTGCACAGTCACGAACCGGCTTGGAAAGTGATGATTCAATCGTAGTGGAACAAGAACCTGAGCTTACTATGGAAATTTCAGAAGAAGTAGAAACTTTCGGGCGGCAGAAGGAACTCATTGCCGTCTGGGAGCTTAATGATAAAGAATCTCCAAAGACGACTAATTATATCAGAAGGCTGACTGGGCTGGATTATAAAAAAGTCGGTACTCTCAAGGTGTTTTTTACATACCCTGGAATGCCCATGGTTACATTTGAAGGAAATGTTTCTCAGGCATC from Candidatus Methanomassiliicoccus intestinalis Issoire-Mx1 encodes:
- the mmp3 gene encoding methyl-coenzyme M reductase-associated protein Mmp3 — its product is MIVSVNGVKKEVPEGSRIRDILNGEPYSEGSILAVSRAGEEILSETDEYEIVTQKGSFNIRLNGTIFAEKWKKLKDDIVGVGIRWGTNKILAVGSFPSDLPVDRERHDYMRYDCFFSLGGFDNRSTYMMIARINHTAGYGVNDGIFGKVTKGRHILNSLDEDDSIMAINPVVVNTIEKNSFVTSDVDIILENGMAIETYIHVKLNKNSPVSCEQFLVVAENGTIEITDKTSTYAANSSRLNVSLVKEETAVRNEGIVTVRNEGNGAGRIYFYNSKRQVSPNHTVIGTITTGSELLRLSPKGSKVTIRSTPQRIMTIGMTQRDAAEFLKNLGIAQSRTGLESDDSIVVEQEPELTMEISEEVETFGRQKELIAVWELNDKESPKTTNYIRRLTGLDYKKVGTLKVFFTYPGMPMVTFEGNVSQASTLLPEATFERMSNKGEIGVTNMSRPGKGTIGIRLEPSSEFGPTGEEKYGTNNAGIMMSDLETFLKDLRDGDLVYIREFESGDEKAEHKAGDLKVDEEEFNFVSHKPPAGPFV